The Candidatus Baltobacteraceae bacterium genome includes the window CCGTTTGGGGTTGGGGTTAGGGTGGTTTTGGCTAGGAGGGCTTCTAGTTCGGGGGCTGGGACGGGGCGGCTGAAGTAGAAGCCTTGGGCGTATTCGCAGCCGCAGTCGCGCAGGAAGTCGCCTTGGGGCTGCGTTTCTACGCCTTCAGCGATCACTTTGAGGCCCAGCGCGTGCGACATCGCGATGATCGCGGTGACGATCGCGAGATCGTTGGCATCTTCGGGAATATCGCGCACGAACGACTTGTCGATTTTGAGTACGTCGATCGGAAAGCGTTTGAGGTAACTCAGCGACGAGTAGCCGGTTCCGAAATCGTCGAGCGAGATGCCGATTCCGAGCGACTTGAGTTGCCGCATGACGCCGATCGATTCTTCGGCGTTGTGCATCGCGACGGTCTCGGTGATCTCGAAATCTAAGTCGGTAGGATCTAGGCCGGCGTTGCGCAGCGCTTCTTCGATCTGCTTTACGAGATTGAAGTGCAAGAATTGCCGTCCCGAAAGATTCACGGCCAGGCGCAGGCGCCGGTTAAAGAGTTTTTGCCACGTTCGTACTTGTTCGGAGGCCGTGCGCAGCACCCAATCGCCCAATTGCACGATGAAGCCCGAGGTCTCGGCCTGCGCGATGAACGTTTCGGGCGTCACGTACGTCTGATCGCGTTGCGGCCAGCGGCAGAGCGCTTCGACGCCCACAATCTCACCGGTCGTAAGCAAGACAACCGGCTGATAGAAGAGCTGAAACTCGCCGTAGTTCAGCGCGTTGGCTAAACGCTGGTGCATCGGCAGCAAACGATAACTCACCGTGGGCTCCTACTTGCGGTTTCGCCGAGGGCAAGCCTGCAGAAATAGGCGATGCGC containing:
- a CDS encoding EAL domain-containing protein, which produces MSYRLLPMHQRLANALNYGEFQLFYQPVVLLTTGEIVGVEALCRWPQRDQTYVTPETFIAQAETSGFIVQLGDWVLRTASEQVRTWQKLFNRRLRLAVNLSGRQFLHFNLVKQIEEALRNAGLDPTDLDFEITETVAMHNAEESIGVMRQLKSLGIGISLDDFGTGYSSLSYLKRFPIDVLKIDKSFVRDIPEDANDLAIVTAIIAMSHALGLKVIAEGVETQPQGDFLRDCGCEYAQGFYFSRPVPAPELEALLAKTTLTPTPNG